From the genome of Eublepharis macularius isolate TG4126 chromosome 12, MPM_Emac_v1.0, whole genome shotgun sequence, one region includes:
- the LOC129339650 gene encoding olfactory receptor 2D3-like, giving the protein MGAENFTFVTEFNLEGLSKHRKTQILLFVVLLLIYSFTIMGNLAVILLVRSDSRLHTPMYFFLTHLSGAEICYATSTEPQMLAHLLAGNGILSFTGCVVQIFVVLFMGTAENFLLGIMAYDRYLAIFHPLLYTLAMSKRRQWQLAFACWAAAFLFSLTYVCCTFSHSYCGPNYIDHFICDMPLVLKLACDDTQITQAIISVMAGMGLMIPISLIMTSYGLILFSVLKMRSASGQRKAFSTCASHLIVVTVFYGTVISMYMIPRSSTSSRRDKQIAVFYVVVTPLLNPIIYTLRNKDVHGAVSKVLWRRNLDQKI; this is encoded by the coding sequence ATGGGGGCTGAGAATTTTACTTTTGTCACAGAGTTCAACTTGGAAGGATTGTCCAAACACCGCAAGACTCAGATTCTCCTCTTTGTGGTCCTTCTTCTGATCTACTCATTCACCATAATGGGGAATCTAGCGGTCATCCTGCTGGTGAGGTCTGACTCGCGCCTCCACACgcccatgtacttcttcctcaCACACCTCTCAGGTGCAGAGATCTGTTATGCCACCAGCACGGAGCCACAGATGCTGGCTCATCTCTTGGCTGGAAATGGAATCCTCTCCTTCACGGGTTGTGTGGTCCAGATATTCGTTGTATTGTTCATGGGCACTGCTGAAAACTTTCTGCTGGGCATCATGGCCTATGACCGCTATTTGGCCATTTTCCACCCCCTATTGTACACCCTTGCCATGAGCAAACGGCGCCAATGGCAGCTTGCTTTCGCTTGCTGGGCAGCAGCCTTCCTTTTCAGTCTGACGTATGTCTGCTGTACTTTCAGTCACTCATACTGTGGTCCCAACTACATTGATCACTTTATCTGTGACATGCCATTGGTGTTGAAACTCGCATGTGATGATACTCAGATCACACAGGCCATCATATCTGTGATGGCGGGGATGGGACTCATGATTCCCATTTCTCTTATCATGACCTCCTACGGGCTCATACTGTTCTCGGTGTTAAAAATGCGATCAGCCTCTGGGCAGCGCAAAGCCTTCTCCACATGTGCTTCCCACCTAATAGTAGTGACTGTGTTCTACGGCACGGTCATTTCTATGTACATGATTCCTCGGTCAAGCACATCTTCCCGTCGGGATAAACAAATTGCTGTGTTTTATGTTGTGGTCACGCCACTGCTCAATCCAATCATTTATACTCTGCGGAACAAAGATGTCCATGGAGCAGTAAGCAAAGTGCTGTGGAGACGAAACCTTGACCAAAAAATTTGA
- the LOC129339651 gene encoding olfactory receptor 2D2-like has translation MGAENMTSATEFILEGLSNHRKTQLLLFVVILLTYLLTIVGNAIVIMLVWSDSRLHTPMYFFLMNLSTIEICYATSTEPQMLAHLLAGNGIISFTGCALQVFVVLIMGTAECFLLGVMAYDRYLAIFHPLMYAVAMSKDRQWQLASACWTVGTLFSMIYVYVTFRHSYCGSNHINHFICEMPVVLKLACDDTRITQAIVFAMAAVVLVIPVFVILTSYGLILFSVLKMRSTSSQRKAFSTCASHLVVVTVFYGTVISMYLIPRSNPPSNHDKRIAVFYTVVTPLLNPVIYTLRNKDVHGAVAKVLRKHHLEPKI, from the coding sequence ATGGGGGCTGAAAACATGACCTCTGCCACAGAGTTCATCTTGGAGGGATTGTCCAACCACCGCAAGACACAGCTTCTGCTCTTTGTGGTCATCCTTCTCACTTATTTACTTACTATAGTAGGGAATGCAATAGTCATCATGCTAGTTTGGTCTGACTCTCGCCTCCACAcacccatgtacttcttcctcaTGAACCTATCAACCATAGAGATCTGCTATGCCACCAGCACGGAGCCACAGATGCTGGCTCACCTCCTGGCAGGAAATGGAATCATATCCTTCACTGGCTGTGCCCTCCAAGTGTTCGTTGTATTGATTATGGGTACTGCCGAATGCTTTCTGCTGGGCGTCATGGCCTATGACCGGTACTTGGCCATTTTCCATCCCCTGATGTATGCCGTCGCCATGAGCAAGGATCGCCAATGGCAGCTCGCCTCTGCTTGTTGGACAGTGGGCACCCTTTTTAGCATGATATACGTATACGTTACTTTTCGTCACTCTTACTGTGGCTCTAACCACATCAACCACTTCATATGTGAGATGCCAGTGGTGCTGAAACTGGCATGTGATGACACCCGCATCACACAGGCCATTGTTTTTGCGATGGCAGCTGTGGTCCTTGTGATTCCTGTTTTTGTTATCCTGACTTCCTATGGGCTCATACTGTTTTCTGTGTTAAAGATGCGGTCAACCTCCAGTCAGCGCAAAGCCTTCTCCACATGCGCCTCCCACCTTGTGGTTGTCACCGTGTTCTATGGCACTGTCATTTCTATGTACTTGATTCCCCGGTCAAACCCACCCTCAAACCATGATAAACGAATTGCTGTGTTTTATACTGTGGTCACCCCTCTTCTCAATCCTGTCATTTATACCCTACGGAACAAGGACGTTCATGGTGCAGTAGCCAAAGTGCTGCGAAAACATCATTTAGAACCAAAAATTTGA